In Haloarcula salinisoli, one genomic interval encodes:
- a CDS encoding DUF5795 family protein gives MADNRVVQGRMQTPESLAELIEGESVMDAEPIEDADRECPECGENVLAVGYMPTALEFVTGYKCQECDWSETDRE, from the coding sequence ATGGCCGACAACCGCGTGGTACAGGGGCGTATGCAGACCCCCGAGAGCCTCGCCGAACTCATCGAAGGCGAGAGCGTAATGGACGCAGAACCGATCGAAGACGCCGACCGGGAGTGCCCGGAGTGTGGCGAGAACGTGCTTGCTGTGGGCTACATGCCCACGGCGCTGGAGTTCGTCACGGGCTACAAGTGCCAGGAGTGCGACTGGTCGGAGACGGACCGAGAATAA
- a CDS encoding DUF5794 domain-containing protein: MSSSRHPVALDIERQVGRGGRLLATVMGLPLVDGIFPVLVLAGALTTWTGMLEVGLLVFGGSAMVAVVLAEMDGTPRQQAKAVLLIGAVLIPVAILEAAIAPTIAGVVHLATFERFAGIVILAIAAQTASARIGELLPRPAIIVGLGLLASVDPAGAELVVEANPEMLARAGATAAIGVGFALVVALASPWLRNAVDIDRFRFGSAVALGVLALSVVGLMPTQAPVALAVLGVTALLSFDPENARERHQDYHPDAVDLTAAFSDGGASQGVAADERTDDGAKVEYDPDQERAPWL; encoded by the coding sequence ATGAGTAGCTCCAGACACCCGGTCGCGCTCGACATCGAGCGGCAGGTCGGCCGTGGCGGCCGCCTGCTGGCGACTGTGATGGGCCTCCCGCTCGTGGACGGTATCTTCCCGGTGCTCGTCCTGGCGGGCGCGCTCACGACCTGGACCGGTATGCTCGAGGTCGGCCTGCTCGTCTTCGGCGGCTCCGCGATGGTCGCCGTCGTCCTCGCCGAGATGGACGGCACGCCCCGCCAGCAGGCCAAGGCCGTGTTGCTCATCGGCGCCGTGTTGATTCCGGTGGCGATACTCGAAGCCGCCATCGCGCCGACCATCGCCGGCGTCGTCCACCTCGCGACGTTCGAGCGCTTCGCCGGCATCGTCATCCTGGCCATCGCGGCCCAGACCGCAAGCGCTCGCATCGGTGAGCTGCTGCCCCGGCCCGCCATCATCGTCGGCCTGGGCCTGCTGGCCAGTGTCGACCCCGCCGGCGCGGAGCTGGTGGTCGAGGCCAACCCCGAGATGCTGGCCCGCGCCGGGGCGACTGCCGCCATCGGCGTCGGCTTCGCGCTCGTGGTCGCACTCGCCAGCCCGTGGCTGCGCAACGCGGTCGACATCGACCGGTTCCGCTTCGGCAGTGCCGTCGCCCTGGGCGTGCTCGCCCTCTCCGTCGTCGGGCTAATGCCCACGCAGGCACCCGTCGCGCTGGCTGTCCTCGGTGTGACCGCCCTGCTGTCCTTCGACCCGGAGAACGCCCGCGAACGTCACCAGGACTACCACCCCGACGCGGTGGACCTCACCGCGGCGTTCTCCGACGGCGGGGCTTCCCAAGGTGTGGCGGCCGACGAGCGCACCGACGACGGCGCGAAAGTGGAGTACGACCCCGACCAGGAACGCGCGCCGTGGCTCTAG